Proteins from one Arsenophonus apicola genomic window:
- the pgl gene encoding 6-phosphogluconolactonase, whose protein sequence is MKQVVYVASPESKQIHVWILDEKGKLTLLQQLTLPGEVQPMQISPDGRHLYVGIRPDFAIITYLISAEGKLSQQAITAIPATPTHIEIDKLGRWLFIPSYHQGNLMVLPIDQQGSAQPVIQVVGDLKHPHASGVSFDNARLFVPCLGEDHIRIYTIANNGHLTEQVAGRIATNQGAGPRHLAFAPNQNAFYCLNELDATINVHSAFAPFQQKQNCDILPAGSKCKPWAADIHITPDGRHLYASERSASIIRHFQVTADGLTLSPMAVYATESQPRGFNIDQTGHFLLAVGQKSDHIAVYKIDGVTGGLQALERYPVGKGPMWITTHLIKN, encoded by the coding sequence ATGAAACAGGTAGTGTATGTTGCCAGTCCAGAAAGTAAGCAAATTCATGTTTGGATCCTAGATGAAAAAGGGAAACTGACATTATTGCAACAGCTGACATTACCCGGTGAAGTACAACCGATGCAGATTAGTCCTGATGGTCGACATCTTTATGTTGGTATTCGGCCGGATTTTGCCATTATTACTTACCTTATTTCGGCCGAAGGCAAACTCAGCCAACAGGCCATTACCGCTATTCCTGCCACACCAACCCACATTGAAATTGACAAGCTCGGTCGTTGGTTATTTATTCCCTCCTATCATCAAGGTAATTTAATGGTGTTGCCCATTGATCAACAGGGGAGCGCGCAGCCAGTGATTCAAGTTGTTGGCGATTTAAAACATCCCCATGCGTCGGGAGTAAGTTTTGATAATGCACGCTTGTTTGTCCCTTGTTTAGGTGAAGATCATATTCGCATTTATACAATTGCTAACAATGGCCATTTAACCGAACAGGTTGCTGGTCGGATTGCAACTAACCAAGGTGCAGGGCCCCGTCATTTAGCTTTTGCACCCAACCAGAACGCTTTTTATTGTTTAAATGAGTTAGATGCCACCATTAATGTTCATTCAGCATTTGCGCCTTTTCAGCAAAAGCAAAATTGTGACATTTTGCCGGCTGGTTCGAAATGTAAACCTTGGGCCGCGGATATCCATATTACGCCAGATGGCCGCCATCTTTATGCAAGTGAACGTTCTGCCAGTATTATTCGTCACTTTCAGGTGACAGCAGACGGGTTAACATTATCGCCAATGGCGGTTTATGCCACGGAAAGTCAACCGCGTGGCTTTAATATTGATCAAACGGGTCATTTTTTGCTAGCTGTGGGCCAGAAGTCGGATCACATTGCTGTTTATAAAATAGATGGAGTGACCGGTGGGCTACAAGCATTAGAACGTTATCCGGTGGGTAAAGGGCCGATGTGGATCACGACCCATTTAATAAAAAACTAA
- a CDS encoding 3'-5' exonuclease: protein MKPRENLMVELETMGMGSCAAIVAIGAVFFNPATGETGAAFYQAVDLSSSMSAGGTVNGETIKWWLCQSNEARATIAKKSLPLIDNVLRELHFWARENAQERMDCLKVWGKGANFVLRGAYERSQLTPFWHVGNDRDVHTIIDMGINLGINVQNDLSIDQARDNALNCALYQVHHVANIWQKIIQHEE from the coding sequence ATGAAACCCCGCGAAAATTTAATGGTTGAGTTAGAAACCATGGGCATGGGCAGTTGTGCTGCCATTGTAGCAATCGGTGCGGTTTTTTTTAATCCAGCGACAGGTGAAACGGGCGCTGCCTTTTATCAAGCTGTCGATCTCTCTTCATCAATGTCTGCCGGTGGTACCGTCAATGGCGAAACTATAAAATGGTGGTTATGCCAATCCAATGAAGCTCGCGCAACAATTGCCAAAAAAAGTTTACCACTTATTGATAATGTTCTGCGTGAATTACATTTTTGGGCGCGAGAAAATGCCCAAGAACGGATGGATTGTTTGAAAGTCTGGGGGAAAGGCGCTAATTTTGTTTTAAGAGGCGCTTATGAGAGATCACAATTGACCCCTTTTTGGCATGTCGGCAATGATCGTGATGTACACACTATTATCGATATGGGGATTAATCTGGGCATAAATGTACAAAATGATCTGTCAATTGATCAAGCGCGAGATAATGCACTCAATTGTGCGCTTTACCAAGTGCATCATGTTGCCAATATTTGGCAAAAAATTATCCAACATGAGGAATGA
- a CDS encoding lytic polysaccharide monooxygenase, with the protein MKSKLLLAPLALICAANVAAANVKPEPQHGFIFEPKSRAVLCWIHENSNCGAVEYDPMSIEGPKGFPQSGPRDGKIASGDNSSFYKLNEQSVDRWKKVPLNSGKNTFRWSLTQPHKTQKWEFFITKQDWNPNAPLTRASFDLKPFCERFDGGATPDEYQIYFDCNVPQRTGYQIILGVWSIADTANAFYQVVDVDMKAK; encoded by the coding sequence ATGAAAAGTAAATTATTGTTAGCGCCATTGGCACTAATCTGTGCTGCTAATGTAGCCGCTGCCAATGTCAAACCGGAACCGCAGCATGGTTTTATTTTTGAACCCAAAAGCCGAGCAGTGTTATGTTGGATACATGAAAATAGCAACTGTGGTGCTGTTGAATATGATCCTATGTCGATTGAAGGGCCAAAAGGTTTTCCACAAAGCGGCCCTCGTGATGGTAAGATAGCCAGCGGTGATAACTCATCATTTTATAAACTCAACGAACAGAGCGTTGATCGTTGGAAGAAAGTACCACTGAATTCTGGTAAAAACACCTTTCGTTGGTCGTTAACTCAGCCACATAAAACGCAAAAATGGGAGTTTTTTATTACTAAACAGGATTGGAATCCTAACGCACCACTAACTCGTGCTTCTTTTGATTTAAAACCATTTTGCGAGCGTTTTGACGGTGGTGCAACGCCTGATGAGTACCAGATTTATTTTGATTGCAATGTTCCACAACGGACGGGTTATCAAATCATTTTAGGTGTTTGGTCAATTGCTGATACTGCAAATGCTTTTTATCAAGTTGTTGATGTGGATATGAAAGCTAAATAA
- a CDS encoding pyridoxal phosphatase, producing MSYRVIALDLDGTLLDPNKQILPQSLAAINQARRQGIKVIIATGRHHVAIHPFYQALDLDTPAICCNGTYLYDYQAKKVLESDPLSAEEATKVVAHLQGTDINHLMYVDDAMLYQQHNDAIKRTLKWANSLPENQRPNIHKIDNFNTAIQQVNAIWKFATCTPDIDKLRVFSQTIQQELELACEWSWFDQVDIAKKGNSKGVRLQRWVESQGLTMKEVIAFGDNFNDVSMLTAAGLGVAMGNSCDEVKKYADIITEQNTAPGIAEVIQKYVL from the coding sequence ATGTCATATCGCGTCATCGCATTAGATCTTGATGGTACCCTATTAGATCCTAACAAGCAGATCTTGCCACAATCCTTAGCCGCTATAAACCAAGCTCGTCGTCAAGGGATCAAAGTTATTATTGCTACCGGTCGCCATCATGTTGCTATTCACCCATTTTATCAAGCACTAGACTTAGACACCCCGGCAATTTGTTGTAATGGGACTTATCTCTACGACTATCAGGCTAAAAAAGTACTGGAATCGGATCCGTTATCGGCTGAAGAAGCGACTAAAGTGGTTGCGCATTTACAAGGTACTGATATCAACCACTTGATGTATGTGGATGATGCCATGCTATATCAACAACATAATGATGCTATTAAACGCACTTTGAAGTGGGCAAATTCCTTACCTGAAAATCAACGCCCCAATATCCATAAAATTGATAATTTCAACACGGCAATCCAACAGGTCAACGCTATTTGGAAATTTGCCACTTGTACGCCAGATATCGACAAATTACGCGTTTTTAGCCAAACTATTCAGCAGGAACTGGAGCTGGCTTGTGAATGGTCATGGTTTGATCAAGTTGATATTGCTAAAAAAGGTAACAGTAAAGGTGTGCGTTTACAACGTTGGGTCGAATCACAAGGCTTAACGATGAAAGAAGTCATTGCTTTTGGTGATAATTTCAACGATGTCAGCATGCTAACTGCCGCTGGTCTCGGCGTGGCAATGGGTAATAGTTGTGATGAAGTGAAAAAATATGCCGATATAATTACCGAGCAAAATACCGCCCCTGGAATTGCTGAAGTGATACAAAAATATGTGCTATAA
- the modC gene encoding molybdenum ABC transporter ATP-binding protein ModC, with protein sequence MLALRLQQQLGDLSVNVDTILSTQGITAIFGVSGVGKTSLINLIGGLSKPDKGQIIFNDRVLVDTDKGLFVPAQMRKMGYVFQDARLFPHYSVKGNLQYGMAKAMKSHFDDIVQLLGIEKLLPRLPVMLSGGEKQRVAIGRALLTAPELLLMDEPLASLDLPRKRELLPYLEKLSQDIQIPILYVSHNLDEIVRLADNVIVMSAGKIEAVAPLADIWSSSVLRPWLQADALSSILNVKVIEHHSHYAMTSVALSDQVLWLPQLQFQSGAAVRIRIDAADVSLTLNKPTQTTIRNILRAKVVECIDGSEQVDVKLAIDSHFIWARITRWAKEELEIKPDKWVYAQVKSLSLTRRL encoded by the coding sequence ATGTTAGCGTTGCGGCTGCAACAGCAGCTAGGCGATTTGTCTGTCAATGTTGATACCATACTTTCAACTCAAGGGATCACCGCCATTTTTGGTGTTTCCGGTGTTGGTAAAACCTCCTTGATCAACTTGATCGGCGGGCTTAGTAAACCCGATAAAGGACAAATTATTTTTAATGATCGTGTTTTAGTTGATACGGATAAAGGTCTGTTTGTACCGGCACAAATGCGTAAAATGGGCTACGTTTTTCAAGATGCGCGCCTTTTTCCACATTATAGCGTTAAAGGTAATCTGCAATACGGTATGGCCAAAGCAATGAAATCACACTTTGATGATATTGTTCAGTTGCTTGGAATTGAAAAATTATTGCCGCGCTTGCCAGTTATGTTGTCAGGTGGTGAAAAACAACGCGTCGCAATTGGCCGCGCCTTATTAACCGCACCTGAATTACTATTAATGGATGAACCGTTAGCTTCGTTAGATTTACCACGTAAAAGAGAGTTACTTCCCTATTTAGAAAAGTTATCGCAAGATATCCAAATTCCTATTCTCTATGTTAGTCATAATCTGGATGAAATAGTCCGGCTGGCTGATAATGTAATTGTTATGTCAGCGGGTAAAATTGAAGCTGTCGCGCCGTTAGCCGATATTTGGTCAAGTAGTGTTTTACGCCCTTGGTTACAAGCTGATGCATTAAGTAGTATTTTAAACGTTAAGGTAATAGAGCATCATAGCCATTATGCTATGACGTCGGTGGCTCTATCGGATCAAGTGTTGTGGCTTCCCCAGTTGCAATTTCAATCAGGAGCAGCGGTTCGCATTCGTATTGATGCGGCAGATGTCTCTTTAACATTAAATAAACCAACGCAAACGACTATTCGTAATATATTAAGAGCAAAAGTTGTGGAGTGTATTGATGGATCAGAGCAAGTGGATGTCAAATTAGCAATAGATAGCCACTTTATTTGGGCAAGGATCACGCGCTGGGCAAAAGAGGAACTAGAAATAAAGCCGGATAAATGGGTTTATGCCCAAGTTAAGAGTCTGTCGCTAACTCGTCGGCTTTAA
- the modB gene encoding molybdate ABC transporter permease subunit produces the protein MLSEYEWQAIILSSKVSGVAVLVSLPFGILMAWILVRCRFPGRTLLDSLIHLPLVLPPVVVGYLLLLSFGRHGVIGAWLYHWFGFSFTFSWRGAALASTIIAFPLMVRAIRLALEGVDRRLEQAARTLGANPWRVFFTITLPLILPGIIVGMVLAFARSLGEFGATITFVSNIPGETRTIPLAMYTLIETPGAEIAAARLCIIAIILALLSLLLSEWLTRCGRKRLEAIC, from the coding sequence ATGTTAAGTGAATATGAGTGGCAAGCTATTATTCTGAGCTCAAAAGTATCGGGTGTTGCCGTATTGGTGAGTTTACCTTTTGGCATATTAATGGCCTGGATTTTGGTGCGTTGCCGTTTTCCCGGCAGAACATTACTTGATAGTCTGATCCATTTACCTTTAGTATTACCACCGGTAGTGGTAGGGTATCTACTTTTGCTATCATTTGGTCGCCATGGGGTAATCGGTGCATGGCTATATCATTGGTTTGGATTTAGTTTTACCTTTAGTTGGCGAGGTGCGGCTTTAGCCTCTACCATTATCGCTTTTCCATTGATGGTTAGAGCAATAAGATTAGCATTAGAAGGCGTTGACCGCCGTCTTGAACAAGCAGCTCGAACATTGGGAGCTAATCCATGGCGGGTTTTTTTTACCATTACGCTACCATTAATTTTACCAGGAATTATTGTTGGTATGGTTTTGGCTTTTGCTCGTTCATTAGGTGAATTTGGCGCCACGATTACATTCGTGTCTAATATTCCAGGTGAAACAAGAACCATTCCATTAGCTATGTATACACTGATTGAGACCCCAGGCGCGGAAATAGCCGCTGCTCGCTTATGTATTATTGCTATCATTTTAGCCTTGCTATCGTTACTCCTGTCTGAATGGTTAACCCGTTGTGGCAGAAAACGTTTGGAGGCAATATGTTAG
- the modA gene encoding molybdate ABC transporter substrate-binding protein, translating into MKKYIAKLVTAVALFCLVSGSNWAAENKITVFAAASLTNALNDIVTQYEKDHNIKIIASYASSSTLARQIEQGAPADIFISADQQWMDYVQQKQLIVNASRYTLLGNNLVLIAPINSKLKQVTINKNTDWRQLANGERIAVGDPDHVPVGIYAKQALMALGAWKTVNTLLARTNNVRSGMALVELNEAPLGIVYGSDAGVSQKVKVVGIFPTTSYKKIEYPMAIVKNQQTNKVNDFFAYLKTPAAAAIFTHYGFNPL; encoded by the coding sequence ATGAAAAAATATATTGCTAAGTTAGTGACAGCAGTAGCACTTTTTTGTTTGGTCAGTGGATCAAATTGGGCAGCGGAAAATAAAATCACTGTTTTTGCTGCCGCGTCGTTAACCAATGCATTAAATGATATCGTAACGCAATATGAAAAAGATCATAACATTAAAATTATTGCTTCTTATGCTTCATCTTCAACGTTAGCCAGACAAATTGAACAGGGAGCTCCTGCGGATATTTTTATTTCCGCCGATCAGCAGTGGATGGATTATGTGCAACAGAAACAACTTATTGTTAATGCCAGTCGCTATACTTTGTTAGGCAATAATTTAGTCCTTATCGCGCCAATAAATTCAAAATTAAAACAGGTCACGATTAATAAAAATACCGATTGGCGCCAACTTGCCAATGGTGAACGAATTGCTGTGGGTGACCCTGATCATGTGCCAGTTGGTATCTATGCTAAACAGGCACTAATGGCTTTAGGCGCCTGGAAAACTGTCAATACTCTGTTAGCCAGAACCAATAATGTCCGTAGTGGCATGGCATTAGTTGAGCTGAATGAAGCACCGCTAGGCATTGTGTATGGCTCTGATGCTGGAGTGAGTCAAAAGGTGAAAGTGGTAGGCATATTCCCAACTACCAGTTATAAAAAGATCGAATATCCAATGGCGATCGTCAAAAATCAGCAAACTAATAAGGTTAACGATTTTTTTGCTTATTTGAAAACACCTGCAGCGGCGGCAATATTTACGCATTATGGTTTTAATCCATTATAG
- the cycA gene encoding D-serine/D-alanine/glycine transporter: protein MNDKPLSSTVNIDQGQLKRGLQNRHIQLIAIGGAIGTGLFMGSGKAISLAGPSLIIIYLIIGFVLFFVMRAMGELLLSNLKYKSFSDFCAELLGPWAGFFVGWTYWFCWVITAIAEIVAITAYIGYWAPDFPPWLTSLLCILMLLTLNLVSVSLFGETEFWFAIIKIIAIIFLILIGLVLVIIGFTTPSGHIASFSHLWNDGIFPMGINGFFAGFQLAIFSFVGIEIVGATAAETRDPNRVLPKAINAIPFRFIAFYVLSLVIIMSVTPWREIAADKSPFVELFVLIGVPAAASIVNFVVLTSAASSTNSGVFSTSRMLFGLAKEANAPRQFSQLSNKSVPVKGLYFTCCCLSLAVVLIYFIPDVMRVFVLITTVAAILFMFIWSMILCAYLAYRKKQPDRHQTSIYKMPAGIFMSWVCLLFFVFVLILLTFEPDTRQALLAVPVWFVMLFIGYQIAKKGKSAAN, encoded by the coding sequence ATGAATGACAAACCATTATCATCGACAGTAAACATAGATCAAGGACAACTCAAGCGAGGTTTACAAAATCGCCACATTCAATTGATCGCTATTGGTGGTGCCATAGGAACCGGATTATTTATGGGCTCAGGCAAAGCCATTTCTTTAGCTGGCCCATCCCTTATAATTATTTATTTAATTATTGGGTTTGTCTTGTTTTTCGTGATGCGCGCCATGGGGGAATTACTGCTTTCGAATTTAAAATATAAATCCTTTAGTGATTTTTGTGCTGAACTATTAGGACCATGGGCCGGCTTTTTCGTTGGCTGGACTTATTGGTTTTGTTGGGTGATCACCGCTATTGCAGAAATTGTTGCTATTACTGCCTATATTGGCTATTGGGCACCTGATTTTCCGCCCTGGCTGACCTCGTTACTTTGCATACTGATGTTATTAACACTTAATTTAGTCTCAGTGTCCTTATTTGGTGAAACAGAATTTTGGTTTGCTATTATCAAAATTATTGCCATTATTTTTCTTATTCTGATTGGCTTAGTATTAGTCATCATCGGCTTCACAACGCCTAGCGGACATATTGCCTCCTTTAGCCACCTCTGGAATGATGGCATCTTTCCAATGGGTATTAACGGTTTTTTTGCCGGTTTCCAATTAGCGATCTTCTCTTTTGTGGGTATTGAAATTGTTGGCGCCACCGCGGCTGAAACGCGGGATCCAAATCGTGTGTTGCCAAAAGCGATTAATGCCATTCCATTTAGATTCATCGCCTTTTATGTTCTTTCTTTAGTGATTATTATGTCGGTCACGCCCTGGCGTGAGATTGCTGCCGATAAAAGCCCATTCGTCGAGCTTTTTGTTCTAATTGGGGTGCCGGCCGCCGCGAGTATTGTCAACTTTGTGGTGCTAACTTCAGCCGCTTCCTCTACTAATAGTGGCGTCTTTTCCACCAGCCGTATGTTATTTGGCCTAGCCAAGGAAGCAAATGCCCCCAGGCAATTTAGTCAATTATCGAACAAATCGGTACCGGTTAAGGGATTATATTTTACCTGCTGCTGTCTCAGTTTGGCGGTGGTATTGATCTATTTTATTCCCGATGTTATGCGCGTTTTTGTCCTTATTACTACCGTTGCAGCCATTCTTTTTATGTTTATCTGGAGTATGATCCTGTGCGCTTATTTGGCTTATCGCAAAAAACAGCCTGATCGACATCAAACTTCGATTTATAAAATGCCAGCCGGGATCTTTATGTCTTGGGTCTGTCTGTTATTTTTTGTTTTTGTTTTAATATTGCTGACCTTCGAACCAGATACTCGCCAGGCGCTGTTGGCAGTACCGGTTTGGTTTGTTATGTTGTTTATTGGTTATCAAATTGCTAAAAAAGGTAAATCTGCAGCTAATTAA
- the putP gene encoding sodium/proline symporter PutP: protein MILSYPMIIMFVVYIFVMLLIGFCAYRSTTSFDDYILGGRRLGGVVTALSAGASDMSGWLLMGLPGAIFLSGIAESWIAIGLSLGAYLNWRLVAGRLRIQTENNHNSLTLPDYFTSRFEDKSKMLRIVSAFVILIFFTIYCASGVVAGGLLFENTFGISYQQAMWLGALATIIYTFLGGFLAVSWTDTVQATLMIFALLLTPLMVIFAVGGSDSALTVINNKDPAYLDMFKELNFVAIISLLGWGLGYFGQPHILARFMAADSAQTITRARRISMTWMILCLAGTIAVGFFGIAYFDLHPAVAGAVIANPERIFMELATILFNPWLAGILLSAILAAVMSTLSCQLLVCASALTEDLYKPFIRPNARQRELVWVGRAMVLVVAAIAIFIARDPNNKVLVLVSNAWAGFGAAFGPVILISVLWQRMNRYGALAGMLVGALTVLIWMQYKWFVLYEIIPGFIFASLAIVIVSLLTTAPSQSAVKRFVKAEAEYKASQ, encoded by the coding sequence ATGATATTAAGCTATCCAATGATAATTATGTTTGTGGTTTATATTTTTGTTATGTTGCTAATTGGTTTTTGCGCATATCGTTCAACAACCAGCTTTGATGATTACATTTTAGGCGGACGTCGTTTAGGTGGGGTAGTAACGGCGCTGTCTGCTGGCGCATCAGATATGAGTGGTTGGTTATTAATGGGCTTACCCGGTGCAATTTTTCTAAGTGGCATAGCGGAAAGTTGGATTGCTATTGGTTTATCATTAGGCGCTTATTTAAATTGGCGATTAGTTGCTGGACGATTACGTATTCAAACGGAAAATAATCATAATTCGCTGACATTGCCAGACTATTTTACCAGCCGTTTTGAAGATAAAAGCAAAATGTTACGTATCGTTTCAGCTTTTGTGATCCTAATTTTTTTTACTATCTATTGTGCTTCCGGTGTCGTTGCCGGTGGACTACTTTTTGAAAATACTTTTGGTATTAGCTATCAACAAGCCATGTGGTTAGGTGCATTAGCTACGATTATATATACTTTTTTGGGTGGCTTTTTAGCGGTTAGTTGGACGGATACGGTACAAGCTACTTTAATGATTTTTGCCTTGTTATTAACCCCGCTAATGGTGATTTTTGCTGTCGGTGGTTCGGACAGCGCGCTAACAGTAATTAACAATAAAGATCCGGCTTACCTAGATATGTTTAAAGAATTAAATTTTGTCGCCATTATTTCCTTACTAGGATGGGGCTTAGGCTATTTTGGTCAACCACATATATTGGCGCGTTTTATGGCAGCCGATTCAGCGCAGACCATCACGCGGGCACGACGTATTAGTATGACTTGGATGATACTCTGTTTAGCGGGCACGATTGCCGTGGGTTTTTTTGGTATTGCTTATTTTGATCTGCATCCTGCCGTTGCCGGAGCGGTTATAGCTAATCCGGAACGGATATTTATGGAATTAGCCACTATTTTATTTAATCCTTGGTTGGCGGGAATATTGCTATCGGCCATTTTGGCGGCCGTGATGAGTACCTTAAGTTGTCAATTATTAGTTTGTGCTAGTGCATTGACTGAAGATCTCTATAAGCCCTTTATCAGACCGAATGCTCGCCAACGAGAGTTAGTGTGGGTTGGTCGTGCGATGGTGTTAGTTGTGGCGGCTATAGCAATTTTTATTGCTCGTGATCCCAATAATAAAGTGTTGGTTTTGGTTAGCAACGCCTGGGCGGGTTTTGGTGCGGCCTTTGGCCCGGTGATCTTAATTTCTGTGTTGTGGCAACGCATGAATCGCTACGGTGCCTTGGCGGGTATGCTGGTCGGCGCTTTGACGGTGTTAATCTGGATGCAATATAAGTGGTTTGTTTTGTATGAAATTATTCCCGGTTTTATTTTTGCTTCACTCGCCATTGTGATCGTTAGCCTATTAACTACTGCGCCTAGTCAAAGTGCAGTGAAACGTTTTGTTAAAGCGGAGGCCGAGTATAAGGCTAGCCAATAA
- the fliZ gene encoding flagella biosynthesis regulatory protein FliZ, translated as MSVSNQKKRPLSRYIKDYKHSQIHCAHCNKTLDRISLVFNDQILNKEAISAMNELVDGQAWAELQHKFTALCRFCSEIYCNSDTGYFDIMSFKQYLFKETEMSHSTVREYVVRLRRLDELLSEAQFPVNEVVIEKIQAQMQDKMTESAFSNYNIALRKYEQFLNWQANHLA; from the coding sequence ATGTCTGTTTCTAACCAAAAGAAGCGGCCGCTGAGCCGTTATATTAAAGACTATAAACATAGTCAAATTCATTGCGCGCACTGTAACAAAACCCTTGATCGGATTTCATTAGTATTTAATGATCAAATTCTGAATAAAGAAGCAATTTCAGCCATGAACGAGCTGGTTGATGGTCAGGCATGGGCAGAATTACAGCATAAATTTACTGCGTTATGTCGTTTTTGTAGTGAGATATATTGTAATAGTGATACCGGCTATTTTGATATTATGTCCTTTAAACAGTATTTATTTAAAGAGACAGAGATGAGCCATAGCACGGTGCGTGAATATGTGGTGCGCTTGCGTCGCCTGGATGAGTTGTTAAGTGAAGCGCAATTTCCTGTCAATGAAGTGGTGATTGAAAAAATTCAAGCGCAGATGCAGGATAAAATGACTGAGTCGGCCTTTAGTAATTACAACATTGCGTTGCGTAAATATGAGCAGTTTCTTAACTGGCAGGCTAACCATTTGGCCTAA
- a CDS encoding RNA polymerase sigma factor FliA, with amino-acid sequence MNDLYTQDGVIEKDVLWERYIPLVRHEALKLQVRLPASVELDDLVQAGGIGLLDALERFDASQGTAFTTYAVQRVRGAMLDELRARDWVPRSVRRQAREATKVMQQLEQALGRPATEQEIADKLHIGLLEYQQLLQDTNNSQLCSYDEWHEVHGESCEPIIEVDDERNPLQTLIATDIRKNIIKAIECLPEREKMVLTLYYQEDLNLKEIGAVLNVGESRVSQLHSQAIKRLRARLNSDK; translated from the coding sequence GTGAATGATCTCTATACCCAGGATGGGGTGATTGAAAAAGATGTGCTATGGGAGCGTTATATTCCCTTAGTACGCCATGAGGCATTAAAATTGCAAGTGAGATTACCCGCTAGCGTGGAACTAGATGATTTAGTTCAGGCGGGTGGTATAGGTTTGCTGGATGCATTAGAGCGGTTTGATGCCAGCCAAGGCACCGCTTTTACCACCTATGCGGTACAACGCGTGCGTGGTGCAATGTTAGATGAGTTACGCGCTCGCGATTGGGTGCCTCGTAGTGTGCGTCGTCAGGCGCGAGAAGCGACCAAAGTTATGCAGCAGCTTGAGCAAGCGTTAGGCCGGCCAGCGACCGAACAGGAGATCGCTGATAAGTTGCACATTGGTCTGCTGGAGTATCAACAGCTACTGCAGGATACCAATAATAGTCAGTTATGCTCGTATGATGAGTGGCATGAAGTGCATGGTGAAAGCTGCGAACCAATTATTGAGGTTGACGACGAGCGAAATCCGCTGCAAACTTTAATAGCAACTGATATTCGCAAAAATATTATAAAGGCGATAGAATGTTTGCCTGAAAGGGAAAAAATGGTTTTGACGCTCTATTATCAAGAAGATCTGAACCTGAAAGAAATAGGCGCCGTGTTGAATGTGGGGGAATCCCGCGTCAGCCAGCTACATAGCCAGGCGATAAAACGGCTACGAGCGCGCTTAAATTCAGATAAATAA